The DNA segment CCAACCATGGACTTTTTTCTTACCCTGTTTTAATGGCTGCAGATATTTTGCTTTTTAATGCTCAAGTAGTTCCTGTAGGCAAAGATCAAATTCAACACGTTGAAATAGCAAGAGACATAGCCTTAAAAGTAAATAATGAATGGGGTGAAATTTTCACTCTACCTCAAGCTAAGGTTAATGATGAAGTTGCGGTAGTACCTGGCACTGATGGAGCCAAAATGAGCAAATCTTATCAAAATACAATCGATATTTTTAATACACCAAAAGCTATTAAAAAACAAATTTCTTCCATTGTTACAGATAGTACAGCTTTAGAAGATCCAAAAGATTGGCAAAATTGCAATATATTTAAAATCGCAAAATTATTTTTAGACAAAACAGAGCAAGAAGCTTTAAAAAGCCGTTATGAAAAAGGTGGCGAAGGTTATGGACATTTCAAAATGTATTTAAATGAAATCATTAGCGAGTATTTTGCCTCAGCCAAGGACGAATATGAAAAATTATTAGCCAATCCTTCAAAAATTGAGGAAATTTTAGAATTTGGAGCAAGTAAAGCAAAAAAACAAGCCCAAGAAACAATGGAAAAAATTTATGCTAAAATAGGACTATAAAAGGAGTTAGAATGTTAGATTTAAAACTTTTACAAAATAATTTCGATGAAATTGCACAAAAATTAAAAGCTAAAAAAGTGGATGAAAATTTACTCAAAGAATTGAGTGATTTATTTATAAATTTAAAAAAAGAAAAAGCACTTTTAGAAGAATTTCAAGCTTTTCAAAACAAATTTAGCAAAGAACTTGCAACAGCACAAGATAAAGAAAGCTTAAAAGCACAACTAAGTCAAAATAAAGAAAAAATTAATACTCAATCAAAAATCGTTAATGAATTAGAAGAAAAACTGGAGCAAATTGCTCTAGCAGTACCAAATACCCCTGATGATTGTGTGCCTTTTGGGGAAGATGAGGATGAGAATGTAGAATTAAAAAAAGTTCTTACCCCACCTAGTTTTGATTTTGAAATTAAAGAACATCATGATTTAGGAGAAAAATTAAATTGGCTTGATTTTACAAGAGGAGTTAAAATCTCGCAAAGTCGCTTTTGTGTACTTAAAAATGAAGGAGCTTTACTAAGTAGAGCCTTAGTAAATTATATGATAGATTTTAATAGAAGTAGAGGTTTTGAGTTAGTTAATGTGCCATTTTTAGTAAATAGTGCGACCATGTATGGTACTGGACAACTTCCTAAATTTAAAGATGATATGTATAAGGTAGAAAATGATGATTTATACCTCATCTCAACTTCTGAAATTCCTGTAACCAATCTTTATTCTAATGAAATTTTAGCTCAAGAAGAATTACCTTTAAAAATGACTTGCTATAGCGCTTGTTTTAGACAAGAAGCAGGAAGTGCAGGTAGAGACACAAGAGGTATTATAAGACAACATCAATTTGAAAAAGTAGAACTTGTTAGTATATGCAAGCCTGATCAAAGCGAGCTAATGTTTGAAGAAATGCTAAATTGTGCTAGTGATTTGCTAAGCTCTTTAGGTCTAGCACACAGACATTTGATGCTTTGTACTGGAGATTTAGGTTTTTCAGCTGCAAAAACAGTGGATTTAGAAGTTTGGCTTCCATCTCAAAATAAATACCGTGAAATTAGCTCTGTATCTAATTGTAAAGATTTTCAAGCAAGACGTGCAAAAATTCGCTTTAAAAACGATAAAGGCAAAAACGAATTAGTGCATACACTTAATGGCTCTTCGCTAGCTGTTGGAAGAACCCTGGTAGCTATTATGGAAAACTATCAAGAAAAAGATGGAAATATAAGAATTCCTGATGTATTAAGAAAATACTTTTAAGAGAAAACATGGCCGAAGAAGTAACACTTAAAGAACAAGACAACCAAGAAAAAGCTTTCTCTGAGTTAGATGAAAATCCAGGAGTAGAAGAACAAGCTATCCCTCCTGGCATGATACCTCCTGAATTAGAGGAGGAAGAAAGTACCTTTCAAAGAGTGGAAGAAGAACCTCAAGCACCACAACCTGAAGAGAAAAAAAAGCTTTTTGATAAAAAATTTATTATTTTAATTTCTGCACTTGGAGCT comes from the Campylobacter sp. CNRCH_2014_0184h genome and includes:
- the trpS gene encoding tryptophan--tRNA ligase, giving the protein MRVITGLQPSGDLHIGNYFGSIKQMLNMQEENQMYMFIANYHAMTSSFDGEKLRQNSLKAAAAFLSLGIDPQKSVFWLQSDVKEVMELYWILSQFTPMGLLERAHSYKDKIAKGLNANHGLFSYPVLMAADILLFNAQVVPVGKDQIQHVEIARDIALKVNNEWGEIFTLPQAKVNDEVAVVPGTDGAKMSKSYQNTIDIFNTPKAIKKQISSIVTDSTALEDPKDWQNCNIFKIAKLFLDKTEQEALKSRYEKGGEGYGHFKMYLNEIISEYFASAKDEYEKLLANPSKIEEILEFGASKAKKQAQETMEKIYAKIGL
- the serS gene encoding serine--tRNA ligase, with the protein product MLDLKLLQNNFDEIAQKLKAKKVDENLLKELSDLFINLKKEKALLEEFQAFQNKFSKELATAQDKESLKAQLSQNKEKINTQSKIVNELEEKLEQIALAVPNTPDDCVPFGEDEDENVELKKVLTPPSFDFEIKEHHDLGEKLNWLDFTRGVKISQSRFCVLKNEGALLSRALVNYMIDFNRSRGFELVNVPFLVNSATMYGTGQLPKFKDDMYKVENDDLYLISTSEIPVTNLYSNEILAQEELPLKMTCYSACFRQEAGSAGRDTRGIIRQHQFEKVELVSICKPDQSELMFEEMLNCASDLLSSLGLAHRHLMLCTGDLGFSAAKTVDLEVWLPSQNKYREISSVSNCKDFQARRAKIRFKNDKGKNELVHTLNGSSLAVGRTLVAIMENYQEKDGNIRIPDVLRKYF